In one Niallia taxi genomic region, the following are encoded:
- a CDS encoding PTS transporter subunit IIC, whose product MKEFFNKLLTGISIGIVVSLIPNALLGEILKLLIPYMPFLQHVYDITAFVMSLLPVLIGVMVGISFKLTSIQTASVGIAAMVGSGVVQKTADGLFTLNGIGVVINTGLTAALTVIFVQLVGDRLKAYAILLLPTLSILIPGMAGYLILPYIKNSTGLIGVGVQHVTTLQPVLMGAVIAVIFCVIILSPVSTVGLATVISLSGIGSGAANLGIVAAGVGLAIASYKANALGTALAHVLGSPKIQMRNFFMKPKILVPMLITSAVLGALAGFLNIQGTPYSAGFGLSGLVGPLNYMHLADGGWTSKNITIMIGVFFIIPIFLNIALIYLFAKKLKLIKADDYKLHFD is encoded by the coding sequence ATGAAAGAATTTTTCAATAAGTTATTGACTGGTATTAGCATTGGGATTGTTGTTTCACTAATTCCAAATGCATTATTAGGAGAGATTCTAAAACTCTTAATACCATATATGCCATTCCTTCAGCATGTTTATGATATTACCGCATTCGTCATGAGCCTATTGCCTGTGCTTATCGGTGTAATGGTTGGTATCTCCTTTAAACTAACATCCATTCAAACAGCAAGTGTTGGGATTGCCGCAATGGTTGGAAGTGGTGTCGTGCAAAAGACAGCTGACGGATTATTTACCTTAAACGGAATCGGGGTTGTTATTAACACAGGACTGACGGCTGCTTTAACTGTTATTTTTGTCCAGCTAGTGGGGGACAGGTTAAAAGCTTATGCCATTCTGCTTCTCCCAACCTTGAGTATTTTAATCCCAGGCATGGCTGGTTATCTCATATTGCCATACATAAAAAACTCAACAGGACTTATCGGTGTTGGTGTCCAGCATGTCACAACCCTCCAGCCAGTCCTAATGGGCGCTGTCATTGCTGTCATCTTCTGTGTAATCATTTTGTCACCAGTATCGACAGTTGGACTTGCGACCGTCATTTCTTTATCCGGCATTGGTTCCGGTGCTGCTAATCTTGGAATTGTCGCAGCAGGTGTTGGTCTTGCTATTGCAAGCTACAAAGCGAATGCACTGGGAACAGCACTCGCCCATGTGCTCGGCTCGCCCAAAATTCAGATGAGAAATTTTTTTATGAAACCAAAAATATTGGTGCCAATGCTCATCACTTCAGCAGTATTAGGCGCACTTGCAGGTTTCCTTAATATCCAAGGAACACCATACAGTGCAGGCTTTGGACTATCCGGACTTGTAGGCCCGTTAAATTATATGCACCTTGCAGATGGTGGATGGACCTCCAAAAATATTACCATTATGATCGGCGTATTTTTTATCATTCCGATTTTTCTTAATATCGCTCTTATCTATTTATTTGCAAAAAAGCTGAAGCTTATAAAAGCAGATGACTATAAACTTCATTTTGATTAA